The Flavobacterium sp. HJ-32-4 genome contains a region encoding:
- the galK gene encoding galactokinase has translation MKKKELIRAVTALFETHYHTEPQRMFLSPARINIIGEHVDYNDGFVLPAAINKYVCFAVSEHHGDQCTLFAGDLNDTLLFSIDDPVVPSDKTWANYLLGVLAQCKERGLPVRGFKLAFASNIPMGAGLSSSAALECGFAYALNELFDLGLTQQEIALMGQRSEHTFVGVNCGIMDQFASVFGKKNHAIRLDCTSLDYDYHTADFGDYTLLLLDSKVKHSHLTSGYNVRRQQVEAGFAVLKQRYPGITTFRDLTIEQVEAAQDALDEVIYRRCRFVVNEIRRVREAVDALDQSDFVRLGALMNATHDGLSNDYEVSCDELDFLVEAIRAEEGVLGARMMGGGFGGCSINLVRKEKQNELIRRLSTAYKEKFGVALEAYKVKIADGTMACKTPKIA, from the coding sequence ATGAAAAAAAAGGAACTCATACGTGCGGTCACGGCCTTATTTGAAACGCACTACCACACCGAGCCACAGCGGATGTTTCTCTCGCCGGCACGCATCAACATCATCGGGGAACATGTCGACTATAACGATGGTTTCGTTTTGCCTGCAGCCATCAACAAGTATGTGTGCTTCGCAGTATCCGAACATCATGGCGACCAATGCACGCTTTTTGCAGGCGACCTGAACGACACGCTGTTGTTCTCGATTGACGATCCGGTCGTGCCGTCTGACAAAACATGGGCAAACTACCTGTTGGGCGTATTGGCCCAATGCAAAGAGCGCGGCCTACCGGTTCGGGGATTTAAGTTGGCATTTGCGAGCAACATTCCGATGGGTGCCGGACTTTCATCGTCTGCTGCACTTGAATGTGGGTTTGCCTATGCCCTGAACGAATTGTTCGACCTCGGCCTTACGCAACAGGAAATCGCACTGATGGGCCAGCGTTCCGAACACACCTTTGTGGGCGTCAACTGCGGCATCATGGACCAGTTTGCCTCGGTTTTCGGAAAGAAGAACCACGCAATCCGTCTCGACTGCACGTCACTTGACTATGATTACCATACCGCCGATTTTGGCGATTATACACTGCTGTTGCTCGATAGCAAAGTAAAACATAGCCACCTCACATCGGGCTATAATGTACGCCGCCAACAGGTAGAGGCCGGATTTGCGGTCTTGAAGCAACGATATCCCGGCATCACTACCTTCCGTGACCTGACCATCGAACAGGTCGAAGCAGCCCAAGACGCATTGGACGAGGTAATCTACCGCCGTTGCCGTTTCGTGGTGAACGAAATCCGGCGGGTGCGGGAGGCGGTCGATGCACTTGACCAATCCGACTTCGTCCGTCTGGGCGCGTTGATGAATGCTACACACGATGGACTTTCAAACGACTATGAAGTAAGCTGCGACGAGCTCGATTTTTTGGTGGAGGCCATCCGCGCGGAAGAAGGGGTGCTCGGCGCCCGGATGATGGGTGGCGGCTTTGGCGGCTGCTCCATCAACCTCGTCCGTAAGGAAAAACAAAACGAGCTTATCCGACGCCTTTCGACCGCTTATAAAGAGAAGTTCGGTGTTGCGCTCGAAGCCTATAAAGTGAAGATTGCCGATGGTACGATGGCGTGTAAGACTCCTAAAATCGCCTGA
- a CDS encoding asparaginase has translation MSRPRILLVYTGGTIGMMKDFDTGALKAFNFKKLLQRIPEIKQLDCDIETISFSEPIDSSNMNPERWAKMADIIDGNYDAFDGFVVLHGSDTMSYSASALSFMLENLTKPVVFTGSQLPIGDLRTDAKENLITAIQIASLQEKGKPVVSEVCLYFEYKLYRGNRTTKINAEHFNAFSSPNYPPLAESGVHLKMNREWFLPRPKAKKPMVHRDMSSEVAIVKMFPGISEAVLSSILSIPNLKGVVLETYGAGNAPTDPWFLDLLKKAIKNGLHIVNVTQCAGGSVSMGHYETSTSMKKIGVISGKDITTEAAITKLMYLLGQNVSHSVFKTVFETPIRGEIS, from the coding sequence ATGTCTAGGCCGCGTATACTGCTGGTCTATACCGGTGGTACCATCGGGATGATGAAAGACTTCGACACGGGTGCGCTGAAAGCATTCAACTTCAAAAAGCTCCTGCAACGTATTCCCGAGATCAAGCAACTCGACTGCGACATCGAGACCATCTCGTTCTCAGAACCCATCGATTCGTCGAATATGAATCCGGAACGCTGGGCAAAAATGGCCGACATCATCGACGGGAATTATGACGCCTTCGACGGCTTTGTCGTGCTGCACGGATCCGATACCATGTCGTATTCCGCGTCGGCTCTCAGTTTCATGCTCGAAAACCTGACCAAACCCGTTGTTTTCACAGGCTCGCAATTGCCCATCGGCGACCTCCGCACCGACGCGAAGGAAAACCTGATTACGGCTATCCAAATTGCCTCGTTACAGGAAAAAGGCAAACCGGTAGTCAGCGAGGTGTGCCTCTACTTTGAATACAAACTCTATCGGGGCAACCGCACTACGAAGATCAATGCCGAGCATTTCAATGCGTTTTCCTCTCCGAATTACCCGCCCCTGGCTGAATCGGGTGTCCACCTGAAGATGAACCGCGAGTGGTTCCTGCCCCGTCCGAAAGCGAAGAAACCGATGGTGCACCGTGATATGTCGAGCGAAGTAGCTATCGTCAAAATGTTCCCGGGCATCAGCGAAGCCGTATTGTCTTCCATCCTATCCATACCGAACCTCAAGGGCGTGGTGCTGGAGACCTACGGAGCCGGCAATGCGCCAACCGACCCCTGGTTTCTCGACCTGCTGAAAAAAGCCATCAAAAACGGTCTGCATATCGTCAACGTGACACAATGTGCGGGTGGCAGTGTGAGTATGGGACATTACGAAACGAGTACATCCATGAAAAAAATCGGTGTGATTTCTGGTAAGGATATCACAACGGAAGCCGCGATTACCAAACTCATGTACCTGTTAGGACAGAACGTATCGCATAGCGTGTTCAAGACGGTGTTCGAAACCCCGATCCGCGGCGAGATTTCCTAA
- a CDS encoding glutamate--tRNA ligase family protein, with protein sequence MQYPSFTKTRLAPTPSGYLHLGNAYSFLLTAALAKRHGAKILLRIDDIDRGRTRDAYVTDIFDSLAFLQVEWDEGPKTATDFHQHFSQYLRMPLYETLLQRLVATGRVYACGCSRKQLAEQGGHDATGCRARQLPLDAPDVAWRINTDDAGPISVRTLDGTNRIGHLEAGTSDFIIRKRDGGPAYQIASLADDLYFGVDLIVRGDDLWTSTLSQLFLARLLGEQGFLDATFHHHGLLTDDANRKLSKSEGATSLRYMKSNGAGRETVLGLIREELPGIPFPF encoded by the coding sequence ATGCAGTACCCGTCGTTCACCAAAACCCGGTTAGCGCCTACTCCCAGTGGTTATCTTCATTTGGGGAATGCCTATTCGTTCCTGCTGACGGCAGCGCTGGCCAAACGACACGGCGCCAAAATCCTGCTTCGGATCGACGATATTGACCGAGGCCGTACGCGCGATGCGTATGTCACCGATATCTTCGATTCCCTTGCCTTCTTACAAGTAGAATGGGACGAAGGCCCCAAAACGGCGACGGACTTCCACCAACACTTTTCACAATACCTGCGGATGCCGCTATACGAAACCCTGTTGCAACGATTGGTGGCGACGGGAAGGGTCTATGCCTGCGGCTGCTCCCGTAAACAACTGGCGGAGCAAGGTGGTCACGATGCGACCGGCTGCCGTGCCCGACAACTTCCCCTGGACGCGCCCGACGTGGCCTGGCGGATCAACACCGATGATGCGGGGCCCATTTCAGTGCGAACGTTGGACGGCACCAACCGGATCGGCCACCTGGAGGCAGGCACCTCTGATTTCATCATCCGGAAACGCGACGGTGGCCCGGCCTACCAGATTGCATCGTTGGCAGACGACTTGTATTTTGGAGTCGACCTCATCGTGCGCGGCGATGACCTGTGGACGTCGACTCTATCGCAGCTTTTTCTGGCGCGATTGCTGGGCGAACAGGGTTTTCTGGATGCTACCTTCCACCATCATGGCTTATTGACAGATGATGCGAATCGGAAACTTTCGAAATCGGAAGGGGCTACGTCGTTGCGTTATATGAAATCGAATGGAGCCGGGAGGGAGACCGTCCTTGGTTTGATACGCGAGGAATTACCGGGGATACCCTTTCCGTTTTGA
- a CDS encoding glycosyl hydrolase 53 family protein: protein MKKLMVSLMAAAFALLSCSSSESEPNQNPNPEPSFIRAADISFLPEIEAAGNAFYKDGQPQDVVTTLAEAGCNYIRLRLWKNPVSGHSTMAEVKAMAARARAAGMRVWLTVHFSDTWADPGHQTIPAEWNGFSFDQMKTAVSAYTSDILTQIQPDIFQIGNETNDGFLWPMGRLTQNESQYLALTEAVSTTIRAEAPNTKIMLHFAGLTGSDWFFNKTAAIDFDYIGISYYPVWHGKSLSEVKNTIDALGAAHQKKVIVAETAYPFTLSWNDWTNNLVGLENQLIPAFPATPYGQKSYLNSLKGTIKTTQWGIGFAYWGTEWIAWNGNQSTEGSAAENQALWDFDHNALEALDAFAE, encoded by the coding sequence ATGAAAAAACTGATGGTTAGCCTTATGGCCGCCGCATTCGCATTGCTTTCGTGTTCAAGCAGTGAGTCCGAACCGAATCAAAACCCCAACCCCGAACCTTCGTTTATACGCGCTGCTGATATTTCGTTCCTCCCCGAGATCGAAGCCGCCGGCAACGCGTTTTACAAAGACGGACAGCCACAGGATGTAGTCACAACGCTGGCAGAGGCCGGCTGCAACTACATCCGGCTCCGTCTCTGGAAGAATCCAGTATCGGGACATTCGACCATGGCCGAGGTTAAGGCGATGGCCGCCCGTGCGCGTGCCGCCGGTATGCGCGTTTGGCTTACCGTACATTTCTCTGATACCTGGGCCGATCCGGGTCACCAGACAATTCCTGCCGAGTGGAACGGTTTCTCGTTCGACCAGATGAAAACGGCGGTATCGGCATATACTTCCGATATCCTCACCCAGATTCAGCCCGATATTTTCCAGATCGGAAACGAAACCAACGATGGCTTCCTTTGGCCTATGGGACGGCTGACGCAAAACGAGTCGCAATACCTCGCGCTTACGGAAGCGGTTTCCACAACCATTCGTGCCGAAGCACCTAATACGAAAATCATGTTGCATTTCGCCGGACTCACGGGTTCCGATTGGTTCTTCAACAAAACGGCTGCGATCGATTTTGATTACATCGGGATATCCTATTATCCGGTGTGGCACGGTAAGAGTCTTTCGGAGGTAAAAAACACTATCGATGCCCTCGGGGCCGCCCACCAGAAGAAGGTGATCGTAGCCGAAACGGCCTATCCGTTTACGTTGAGTTGGAACGACTGGACCAATAATCTTGTAGGGCTAGAAAACCAATTGATTCCAGCCTTCCCGGCCACGCCTTACGGGCAAAAGAGCTACCTGAACTCTCTCAAAGGCACTATCAAAACCACGCAATGGGGTATCGGATTCGCCTATTGGGGAACAGAATGGATCGCCTGGAACGGTAACCAATCGACGGAAGGATCTGCGGCCGAAAATCAGGCGCTATGGGACTTCGACCACAATGCACTCGAAGCACTCGACGCTTTCGCGGAATAA
- a CDS encoding UDP-glucose--hexose-1-phosphate uridylyltransferase translates to MNVFDQHEHPHRRFNPLLGEWVLVSPHRAKRPWQGQEEVAAQEVRPHHDPSCYLCPGNERANGEVNPDYEGSFVFDNDFAALKPDAVTGGTGSGFFRAQPEQGLCRVVCFSPRHDLTLPDMDVSAIAGVVRTWQREYADLGSRDFIRYVQIFENKGAVMGCSNPHPHGQIWAQSSLPTLVQRTQDHLLAYFEQEGRSLLADYLNDELTAHERIVIENDHFVALVPFWATWPFETMIISKRHFGRITDMTDEEVGSYAALIKDLTMRYDALFRTSFPYSAGIHQAPTDGETHPEWHFHMHFYPPLLRSAAVKKFMVGYEMLGESQRDITPEKSAGMLRDQ, encoded by the coding sequence ATGAACGTATTTGATCAGCACGAACACCCGCACCGCCGTTTCAACCCGCTATTGGGCGAGTGGGTATTGGTGTCACCCCACCGGGCGAAGCGACCCTGGCAGGGACAGGAAGAGGTTGCCGCCCAAGAAGTGCGTCCTCACCACGATCCGTCGTGCTACCTGTGCCCCGGGAACGAACGTGCGAATGGTGAGGTCAACCCCGATTACGAAGGAAGTTTCGTCTTCGATAATGACTTTGCCGCCTTGAAACCGGACGCCGTAACCGGCGGAACGGGTAGCGGTTTTTTCCGCGCCCAACCGGAACAGGGACTATGCCGGGTCGTCTGTTTTTCCCCCCGCCACGACCTGACCTTACCCGACATGGACGTCAGCGCCATCGCAGGCGTGGTGCGGACCTGGCAACGCGAGTATGCCGATTTAGGTAGCCGCGATTTCATCCGCTACGTCCAGATTTTTGAAAATAAAGGTGCGGTGATGGGTTGTTCGAATCCGCATCCGCACGGACAGATTTGGGCGCAGTCGTCGTTGCCCACCCTGGTGCAGCGCACGCAAGACCATCTTTTGGCGTATTTCGAACAAGAGGGGCGTAGCCTGCTGGCCGATTACCTGAACGACGAGCTGACGGCCCACGAGCGCATCGTTATCGAAAACGACCACTTCGTGGCACTGGTGCCGTTTTGGGCGACCTGGCCTTTCGAAACAATGATTATCAGCAAACGCCACTTTGGCCGGATTACGGATATGACCGACGAGGAAGTCGGTTCGTATGCCGCCCTCATCAAAGACCTCACGATGCGATACGATGCGTTGTTCCGCACGTCGTTTCCGTATTCAGCGGGCATCCACCAGGCGCCAACAGATGGAGAAACCCATCCGGAATGGCATTTCCACATGCATTTCTATCCGCCGTTGCTGCGGTCGGCGGCGGTTAAGAAGTTCATGGTGGGCTATGAGATGTTGGGAGAATCGCAACGAGACATCACACCTGAGAAAAGTGCAGGAATGTTGCGGGACCAGTAA